The Streptococcus viridans genome includes a window with the following:
- a CDS encoding hydroxymethylglutaryl-CoA reductase, degradative, producing the protein MVKLTGFSKASPAERIEKLAQAGLLSEEGLQTVRDNDTLPLSLANEMVENVLGTLALPFGIAPGFQIDGQEVQVPMVTEEPSVIAAASYAAGLIKRSGGFQTQVHKRQMIGQVALYDVSNKEKARQAITEAKEELLQLANQAYPSIVKRGGGARDLWTEVKGDFLICYLSVDPKEAMGANMLNTMLEALVDPLEDLTGGQGLMAILSNLATDALVTARCNIDYRFLSRDPKEAAEIAQKIALASQLAAVDPYRAATHNKGIFNGIDAVVLATGNDWRAIEAGGHTYASRTGQAQGLSNWMDHPEQQVLEGQLTLPMPIATKGGSIGLNPSVQVAHELLGNPDAQTLARIIVSVGLAQNFAALKALVSTGIQHGHMKLQAKSLALLAGASPSEVAPLVQALLEDKPFNLEKAQAVLEEIRQNN; encoded by the coding sequence ATGGTTAAATTAACTGGTTTTTCAAAAGCAAGTCCAGCAGAACGTATCGAAAAATTGGCTCAGGCCGGACTCCTTTCAGAAGAAGGACTACAAACAGTAAGGGACAATGACACATTGCCCCTTTCTCTTGCCAATGAAATGGTCGAAAATGTCCTCGGCACCTTAGCCTTACCATTTGGTATAGCTCCTGGCTTCCAGATAGATGGTCAGGAAGTTCAGGTCCCAATGGTGACGGAAGAACCCTCTGTCATTGCTGCTGCTTCTTATGCTGCAGGGTTGATCAAGCGTTCAGGTGGGTTTCAGACCCAGGTGCACAAGCGTCAAATGATTGGGCAAGTGGCTCTCTATGATGTCAGCAATAAAGAAAAGGCCCGTCAGGCGATTACAGAAGCTAAAGAAGAACTGCTCCAACTGGCCAATCAAGCCTATCCTTCCATCGTTAAACGGGGAGGTGGGGCACGAGACCTCTGGACAGAGGTGAAAGGTGACTTTCTCATTTGCTACCTATCCGTTGATCCAAAAGAAGCCATGGGGGCCAATATGCTCAATACTATGCTAGAAGCTCTGGTCGACCCTTTAGAAGACTTAACCGGGGGCCAAGGCTTAATGGCTATTTTGTCCAACCTAGCAACAGATGCCCTCGTCACTGCAAGGTGTAACATAGACTACCGCTTTCTCAGTCGTGATCCCAAGGAAGCTGCCGAAATCGCTCAGAAAATAGCTCTGGCCAGTCAATTAGCGGCTGTTGATCCTTATCGAGCAGCGACTCACAACAAGGGAATTTTCAATGGCATCGATGCTGTCGTCTTAGCAACTGGGAATGACTGGCGGGCGATTGAAGCAGGTGGCCATACCTATGCTAGTCGAACAGGACAAGCTCAAGGACTATCTAACTGGATGGATCATCCAGAACAGCAAGTCCTAGAAGGTCAGCTGACCCTTCCCATGCCTATCGCTACCAAGGGAGGCTCCATCGGACTCAATCCAAGTGTTCAAGTGGCTCATGAACTACTTGGAAATCCCGACGCCCAGACTCTTGCACGGATTATTGTATCCGTTGGCCTAGCTCAAAACTTTGCAGCGCTTAAGGCCTTGGTCAGCACCGGTATTCAACATGGGCATATGAAACTCCAGGCTAAGTCACTCGCCCTACTTGCTGGAGCTAGTCCGTCAGAGGTGGCTCCGTTGGTACAAGCATTGCTAGAAGACAAACCCTTTAACCTGGAAAAGGCCCAAGCTGTTTTAGAGGAAATTCGTCAAAATAACTAA
- a CDS encoding hydroxymethylglutaryl-CoA synthase yields MTIGIDKIGFATSQYVLRLSELAAARNTDPEKLSKGLLLKELSIAPITEDIVTLGASASHSILTEEEKEEIDMVILATESGIDQSKAAAVFVHGLLGIQPFARSFEMKEACYAATAALDYAKLHVEKSPQSKVLVIASDIAKYGIDTPGEPTQGAGSVAMLVTQNPRILAFNDDNVAQTRDVMDFWRPNYSSTPFVNGIYSTQQYLDCLKTTWTEYQKRTGLTLNDFDAVCFHLPYPKLALKGLKKILDKSLSPEKQAQLQYNFEQSILYSQKVGNIYTGSLFLGLLSLLENQPQLVAGDRIALYGYGSGAVAEIFSAHLVEGFEKMLHPNRLAELDQRKALTIAEYEKIFFEDAQLDAEGNQTFQGYQNQTYALSEINEHQRTYVKVEHHG; encoded by the coding sequence ATGACAATCGGTATTGATAAGATTGGATTTGCGACCAGCCAGTATGTCTTGCGCTTAAGTGAGCTAGCGGCTGCTCGAAATACAGATCCAGAAAAACTCAGTAAAGGGCTCCTATTGAAAGAACTGAGTATTGCCCCTATTACAGAGGATATCGTCACACTTGGAGCAAGTGCCAGCCATAGTATTTTAACCGAAGAAGAAAAAGAAGAAATCGATATGGTCATCCTGGCAACCGAATCAGGAATTGACCAGAGTAAGGCTGCTGCTGTTTTCGTTCACGGTCTTCTAGGAATCCAACCCTTTGCCCGTAGCTTTGAAATGAAGGAAGCTTGCTATGCTGCAACGGCCGCTTTGGACTATGCTAAACTTCATGTTGAAAAATCCCCACAGAGCAAGGTCTTAGTTATTGCCAGCGATATTGCAAAATATGGGATCGACACCCCTGGCGAGCCGACTCAAGGAGCTGGATCTGTCGCTATGCTGGTGACGCAGAACCCCCGTATTCTAGCATTCAACGATGATAATGTAGCTCAGACCCGTGATGTCATGGATTTCTGGCGTCCCAACTACTCAAGCACACCCTTTGTCAATGGGATCTATTCAACTCAACAGTACTTGGATTGCTTGAAAACAACTTGGACAGAGTATCAAAAACGGACTGGTCTGACATTGAATGATTTTGATGCGGTCTGCTTCCACCTACCTTATCCCAAGCTTGCTCTTAAGGGCTTAAAAAAGATTCTTGATAAGAGTCTTTCTCCTGAGAAACAAGCCCAATTGCAATACAATTTTGAACAGTCCATTCTCTACAGCCAAAAGGTTGGGAATATCTATACGGGTTCCCTCTTCCTAGGTTTGCTTTCTCTCCTAGAAAACCAACCTCAACTGGTTGCTGGCGACCGGATCGCCCTCTATGGATATGGAAGTGGTGCGGTAGCGGAGATTTTTAGTGCTCACTTGGTCGAAGGATTTGAGAAAATGCTCCATCCAAACCGTTTAGCAGAATTGGATCAGCGAAAAGCTCTTACGATTGCCGAATATGAGAAAATCTTCTTCGAAGACGCACAATTAGATGCTGAAGGCAATCAAACCTTCCAAGGTTACCAAAATCAAACCTATGCCTTATCAGAAATCAACGAACACCAACGAACCTATGTAAAGGTAGAACACCATGGTTAA
- a CDS encoding threonine/serine exporter family protein, protein MNLIEFLIQAVASLIAIITFLIVLNVQRSMLIPGGVLGMAIWLLYYILRGPTNVIIATFIAAIVGSCISQILSIIYKTPVVVFMLAILAPLVPGYISYRTTSFFVSGQYQQAVTSVTLVVILALVISIGMASGSVVLKLYHSYQRHQKRKMTNAN, encoded by the coding sequence ATGAATCTAATCGAATTTTTAATCCAAGCGGTGGCTAGTTTGATTGCCATCATTACCTTTTTAATCGTCCTCAATGTGCAACGTTCCATGCTCATCCCTGGAGGAGTTCTAGGGATGGCTATTTGGTTGCTCTACTATATCTTGAGAGGACCTACCAATGTTATCATTGCGACTTTTATTGCAGCAATCGTTGGTTCTTGTATCAGTCAAATTTTAAGCATTATCTATAAGACGCCTGTCGTTGTCTTTATGCTAGCTATTCTTGCCCCTTTAGTTCCTGGATACATTTCCTATCGGACCACTTCCTTCTTTGTCAGTGGCCAATATCAACAAGCAGTGACCAGCGTAACCTTGGTTGTTATTCTGGCCTTGGTCATCTCCATCGGGATGGCTAGCGGGTCTGTCGTCTTGAAACTCTACCATTCTTACCAACGCCATCAAAAAAGAAAAATGACCAATGCCAACTAG
- a CDS encoding threonine/serine exporter family protein, whose product MEASKDMDRVIDVLMLAGTLLLESGSEIHRVEDTMIRIAHSQGIDDCNALAMPVAIFFSIENANITRMKRILRTNYNIEKVCDVNQISRQLVSGYINLEEAYQALIQLKQKAVPYTNLQLTIAATLSAPFFSIMFGGNFYDAIGAGIATVFAFAFSLVVEKYVRIPFATAFAAAFVFGFLAHIWSQYSGFPSNTDLIIAGCVMPFVPGIAMTNAVRDLMNNHLNSGMSKLFETLLITLALGAGTTVALVLMK is encoded by the coding sequence ATGGAAGCGTCTAAAGATATGGACCGCGTGATTGACGTCCTCATGTTGGCAGGAACCCTCCTTTTAGAGAGCGGTTCTGAAATCCATCGGGTGGAGGATACCATGATCCGGATTGCTCATTCTCAAGGAATCGATGATTGCAATGCCTTAGCGATGCCAGTCGCTATTTTCTTTTCAATCGAAAATGCCAATATCACGCGGATGAAACGGATCCTGCGAACCAATTACAATATCGAGAAGGTCTGTGATGTCAACCAGATTTCTCGCCAATTAGTCTCTGGGTATATCAATCTCGAAGAAGCCTATCAAGCTTTGATCCAATTAAAACAAAAGGCAGTCCCTTATACCAATCTGCAGTTAACCATCGCGGCAACTCTTAGTGCCCCTTTTTTCTCCATCATGTTTGGCGGGAACTTTTATGATGCGATTGGAGCTGGTATTGCGACCGTCTTTGCCTTTGCTTTCTCTCTAGTAGTTGAAAAATACGTTCGCATCCCTTTTGCTACTGCTTTTGCGGCAGCCTTTGTCTTTGGCTTTTTGGCCCATATTTGGTCTCAATATAGTGGTTTTCCTTCCAATACCGATCTTATCATTGCTGGCTGTGTTATGCCCTTTGTTCCTGGTATTGCCATGACCAATGCCGTCAGGGATCTGATGAATAACCACCTCAACTCTGGGATGAGTAAACTCTTTGAGACCCTACTCATTACCCTTGCCCTTGGTGCCGGGACGACCGTCGCTCTTGTCCTTATGAAATAG
- the fni gene encoding type 2 isopentenyl-diphosphate Delta-isomerase, translating to MTTNRKDEHIRLALEQTPGYNSFDEVELIHSSLPTIDLDEVDLTTHFAGRDWDYPFYINAMTGGSAKGGEINRKLAQVAEACGILFVTGSYSAALRDPQDSSYRVKGLHPDLLFATNIGIDKPLELGLQTIEETQPLFLQLHVNLMQELLMPEGERSFRNWQEHLADYAKQLPVPLVLKEVGFGMDAGTIQRAMELGVRTVDISGRGGTSFAYIENRRGGNRSYLNDWGQTTVQALLGAQPLIDQVEVLASGGVRHPLDMIKALVLGAKGVGLSRTILELVETKPIDEVIAQVNDWKEDLRLIMCALSCQTIADLRKVPYILYGRVKEGYEQIPSIHY from the coding sequence ATGACGACCAACCGAAAGGATGAACATATTCGCTTGGCCTTGGAACAAACTCCGGGTTACAATAGCTTTGATGAGGTTGAGTTGATTCATTCCTCTTTACCAACTATCGATTTAGATGAGGTGGACTTGACGACTCATTTTGCGGGTCGTGATTGGGACTACCCTTTTTATATCAATGCCATGACAGGTGGCAGTGCCAAGGGGGGAGAAATCAATCGGAAGTTGGCCCAGGTGGCAGAAGCCTGTGGTATTCTCTTTGTGACAGGTTCTTATAGTGCAGCTTTGAGGGATCCTCAGGATAGCTCCTATCGAGTCAAGGGCCTTCATCCGGACCTACTCTTTGCGACCAATATCGGGATTGACAAACCGCTTGAATTGGGCTTACAGACGATTGAGGAGACCCAGCCTCTTTTTCTCCAACTCCATGTCAACCTCATGCAGGAGCTTCTCATGCCCGAAGGGGAACGAAGTTTTAGAAATTGGCAAGAGCATTTAGCAGATTATGCAAAGCAACTACCAGTGCCCTTGGTGCTAAAAGAGGTCGGTTTTGGTATGGATGCCGGAACTATCCAAAGAGCCATGGAACTAGGTGTCAGGACAGTTGATATTTCTGGTAGAGGCGGGACCAGTTTTGCCTATATCGAAAACCGTCGGGGAGGCAATCGTTCCTATCTCAATGACTGGGGACAAACAACGGTTCAAGCCCTACTTGGGGCTCAACCACTGATAGATCAGGTCGAGGTTCTCGCCTCTGGTGGCGTTCGTCATCCCTTGGATATGATCAAGGCGCTTGTTTTAGGAGCCAAGGGGGTCGGTCTTTCTCGGACCATCTTAGAACTGGTAGAGACAAAGCCGATTGACGAGGTCATCGCCCAAGTCAATGATTGGAAAGAGGATTTACGCCTGATCATGTGTGCTCTTTCTTGTCAGACAATTGCCGATTTGAGAAAGGTTCCCTATATTCTTTATGGCCGTGTAAAAGAAGGATATGAACAAATCCCCTCTATCCATTATTAA